One window of the Streptomyces sp. NBC_00259 genome contains the following:
- the gltX gene encoding glutamate--tRNA ligase, with translation MANATNVRVRFCPSPTGNPHVGLVRTALFNWAFARHNQGTMVFRIEDTDAARDSEESYNQLLDSLRWLGLDWDEGPETGGPHEPYRQSQRMDIYRDVAEKLLAGGYAYHCYCTVTELDERREAARAAGRPSGYDGHCRDLTEEQKAAYVREGREAIVRFRMPDEPITFTDLVRGELTFTPDNVPDYGIVRASGAPLYTLVNPVDDALMEITHVLRGEDLLSSTPRQIALYKALIELGVAKEIPAFGHLPYVMGEGNKKLSKRDPQASLNLYRERGFLPEGLLNYLSLLGWSFSADQDVFSIAEMVEKFDIADVNANPARFDLKKAEAINADHVRRLDVKAFTEACEPWLRAPHANWAPEDFDQAAWEAMAPYAQTRLTVLSDITANVDFLFLKEPVEDEASWQKAMKEGSDALLRTAREKLDAADWSSPESLKNAVLAAGEEHGLKLGKAQAPVRVAVTGRTVGLPLFESLEILGKERTLARVDAALAKLSA, from the coding sequence GTGGCTAACGCGACGAACGTCCGCGTACGTTTCTGTCCCTCGCCGACCGGCAACCCCCATGTGGGCCTGGTCCGCACCGCTCTGTTCAACTGGGCGTTCGCCCGGCACAACCAGGGCACCATGGTCTTCCGCATCGAGGACACCGACGCGGCCCGCGACTCCGAGGAGTCGTACAACCAGCTGCTCGACTCGCTGCGCTGGCTCGGCCTCGACTGGGACGAGGGCCCCGAGACCGGCGGCCCGCACGAGCCCTACCGCCAGTCGCAGCGCATGGACATCTACCGGGACGTCGCCGAGAAGCTCCTGGCCGGCGGGTACGCGTACCACTGCTACTGCACGGTCACCGAGCTGGACGAGCGCCGCGAGGCCGCCCGCGCCGCCGGCAGGCCGTCCGGCTACGACGGCCACTGCCGCGATCTCACCGAGGAGCAGAAGGCCGCCTACGTGCGCGAGGGCCGTGAGGCCATCGTCCGCTTCCGGATGCCCGACGAGCCGATCACCTTCACCGACCTGGTCCGCGGCGAGCTCACCTTCACCCCGGACAACGTGCCCGACTACGGCATCGTCCGGGCCAGCGGCGCGCCGCTCTACACGCTCGTCAACCCGGTCGACGACGCCCTGATGGAGATCACGCACGTGCTGCGCGGTGAGGACCTGCTGTCCTCCACCCCGCGCCAGATCGCGCTCTACAAGGCGCTGATCGAGCTCGGCGTCGCCAAGGAGATCCCGGCCTTCGGCCACCTCCCGTACGTCATGGGAGAGGGCAACAAGAAGCTGTCCAAGCGCGACCCCCAGGCCTCGCTCAACCTCTACCGCGAGCGCGGCTTCCTCCCCGAGGGCCTGCTCAACTACCTCTCGCTGCTGGGCTGGTCGTTCTCCGCGGACCAGGACGTGTTCTCCATCGCCGAGATGGTCGAGAAGTTCGACATCGCGGACGTCAACGCCAACCCGGCCCGCTTCGACCTGAAGAAGGCCGAGGCGATCAACGCCGACCACGTCCGGCGGCTCGATGTGAAGGCCTTCACCGAGGCCTGCGAGCCCTGGCTGCGGGCCCCGCACGCCAATTGGGCGCCCGAGGACTTCGACCAGGCCGCGTGGGAGGCGATGGCCCCGTACGCCCAGACCCGGCTGACGGTCCTCTCCGACATCACCGCCAATGTCGACTTCCTGTTCCTCAAGGAGCCGGTCGAGGACGAGGCGTCCTGGCAGAAGGCGATGAAGGAGGGCTCCGACGCGCTGCTGCGCACCGCGCGCGAGAAGCTCGACGCCGCCGACTGGTCCAGCCCGGAGTCGCTGAAGAACGCGGTCCTGGCCGCCGGCGAGGAGCACGGCCTCAAGCTCGGCAAGGCGCAGGCCCCGGTCCGCGTCGCGGTGACCGGCCGCACGGTGGGTCTGCCGCTCTTCGAGTCGCTGGAGATCCTGGGCAAGGAGCGCACGCTGGCCCGCGTCGACGCCGCGCTGGCGAAGCTGTCCGCGTAG
- a CDS encoding DUF4241 domain-containing protein → MPMSAPDYAWHFTPGNEFEDEPGVTGTLAVVPGGELWLPTGRVVACDPFVELGCGEAEPFVAEVAPGRYRVECAVATLTDPEEPEPDGPPHRRIAAARLVIKDTPTESWEIGTRAGQDPAELGDDEFFGYPVDVATGCFYDAACDGTFPQSEEEEGLLWDTLYSADWFSGPQLITDPSTGHTVAAFMTGWGDGTYPTWVGRDAAGEVTCFVTDFFVVPAEAVPASA, encoded by the coding sequence ATGCCCATGTCCGCGCCCGACTACGCCTGGCACTTCACGCCGGGGAACGAGTTCGAGGACGAGCCCGGGGTCACCGGCACCCTGGCCGTGGTTCCCGGGGGCGAGCTGTGGCTGCCCACCGGTCGCGTCGTCGCCTGCGACCCGTTCGTCGAGCTCGGGTGCGGCGAGGCCGAACCCTTCGTCGCGGAGGTCGCGCCGGGCCGTTACCGGGTGGAATGCGCCGTGGCCACGCTCACGGACCCGGAGGAACCGGAGCCCGACGGTCCGCCCCACCGGCGGATCGCCGCCGCGCGCCTCGTGATCAAGGACACGCCCACCGAGTCCTGGGAGATCGGCACCCGGGCGGGCCAGGACCCCGCGGAGCTCGGTGACGACGAGTTCTTCGGCTACCCCGTCGACGTCGCGACCGGCTGCTTCTACGACGCCGCCTGCGACGGCACCTTCCCGCAGAGCGAGGAGGAGGAAGGGCTGCTGTGGGACACCCTTTACAGCGCCGACTGGTTCTCGGGGCCGCAGCTGATCACCGACCCGTCCACCGGCCACACCGTGGCCGCGTTCATGACGGGCTGGGGCGACGGCACCTATCCGACCTGGGTGGGCCGCGACGCCGCCGGCGAGGTCACCTGCTTCGTGACCGACTTCTTCGTCGTCCCCGCGGAGGCGGTCCCCGCCTCCGCGTGA
- a CDS encoding fumarylacetoacetate hydrolase family protein, with product MRIARFSIDGNVAFGAVEGEGTGDPAGLVLDIIKGIPYTDFELSGTKVPLSKVRLLPPVLPNKVVAIGRNYAEHAAELGNEVPEVPVAFFKPTTSVIGSGDAIEYPSFSEELHHEAELAVVIGRLCREVPRERVKDVIFGYTCANDVTARDAQKREKQWARAKGFDTSCPLGPWVETDLDPADLTIQCTVNGEQRQLGRTSDMIRSIEDLVVHITEAMTLLPGDVILTGTPAGVGPLNVGDEVAVTIEGIGTLTNKVIKRG from the coding sequence GTGCGCATCGCCAGATTCTCCATCGACGGGAATGTCGCCTTCGGCGCGGTCGAGGGCGAGGGAACCGGCGATCCGGCCGGTCTCGTTCTCGACATCATCAAGGGCATTCCCTACACGGACTTCGAGCTCTCCGGTACGAAGGTGCCCCTGAGCAAGGTCCGGCTGCTGCCGCCCGTCCTCCCCAACAAGGTCGTGGCCATCGGCCGCAACTACGCGGAGCACGCGGCGGAGCTCGGCAACGAGGTGCCCGAGGTCCCGGTGGCCTTCTTCAAGCCCACCACCTCGGTGATCGGCTCCGGCGACGCCATCGAGTACCCGTCCTTCTCCGAAGAACTGCACCACGAGGCCGAGCTCGCCGTCGTCATCGGCCGGCTCTGCCGAGAGGTCCCGCGCGAGCGCGTGAAGGACGTCATCTTCGGCTACACCTGCGCCAACGACGTCACCGCCCGCGACGCCCAGAAGCGCGAGAAGCAGTGGGCCCGGGCCAAGGGCTTCGACACCTCGTGCCCGCTCGGCCCGTGGGTGGAGACCGACCTCGACCCCGCCGACCTCACCATCCAGTGCACGGTCAACGGCGAGCAGCGCCAGCTGGGTCGTACGAGCGACATGATCCGCTCCATCGAGGACCTGGTCGTCCACATCACCGAGGCCATGACGCTGCTACCCGGAGACGTCATCCTCACCGGCACCCCCGCCGGGGTCGGCCCCCTCAACGTCGGCGACGAGGTCGCCGTCACCATCGAAGGCATCGGCACTCTCACCAACAAGGTGATCAAGCGTGGCTAA